CGCCGACCTCGTCCGGCGGCAGGTTCCGGTCGACCGGCGGGTTGATGATCGCGTGGTTCCAGTACAGGACCTTTTCCTGCGACTCCTGGTACCAGCGCTTCGCGTTGTCCTCGAACGGCGCGTAGAAGTCGGAGTTCGCGCCGAGCGTGCCGAGGAAGCTGGCCTTGTAGTCGGGGCTGCGGCCCATCCAGCCGTACGTCATCCGCGACCAGGTTTCGATCGCGCGGCGGTCGGCGAGCAGGTCGTCCACGGTGTGCGGGCTGCGGAAGAACGGGTGCGTGACGCCGCCGTTGCCGGTGTCGGTCGGCACGGTCAGCGCGTCGCGGGTGTCCGGCGAGTGCAGCGCGTCGTACAGCCGGGCGGTCATCCGGACCGGGTTGCGGAAGGCGGGGTGCGTGGTGACGTCCTTGACGCGCTCGCCGTAGATCCACACCTCGCGTCCGTCCTGAATGGACTGGATGTACTCGTCGCCGGTCATCGGCGCGGAAGCGGTGGGGGCGGCGGCCGCGGAGCGGTCCTGCTGGATGGTCATCGCGATGTCCTTTCGGAAGGGGGTCAAGCCGCGTGGGGGCGGAGCGGGGTGAACGTGGTCGAGGCGCCGAACCAGCCCGCCTCGGGGCAGTCGAGCGAGCCGCCCCAATGGGTGCCGGTCTCGCGGGGGCCGAGCTCGCGGAACGCGCCGGCGTAGAACAGCAGCGGCTGCCGGTCTTCGACGGCGATGTCGACGACTTCGCCGACCACGATCAGGTGGTCGCCGCCGTCGTAGGTGCGCCACGGGCGGCACGAGTACACCGCTGCGGAGCCGACCAGGACCGGCGCGACCGGCCCTTCGGCCCACTCTGGCCCGGGATCGGCCGGGCGTCCGGCGAAGTGCCAGGCGGTGTCTGCCTGGTCCGCGCCGAGCACGTTGACGGCGAAGGCGGCGCCGTCGAGGTAGCTGCAGGCCTTCGATTGCCGGGTGAGCGTGACCTGGCACAACGCGGGTTCGAGCGAGACCGCGGTGAACGCGTTGACCGTGGCCCCGTGCGGGGTTCCCCGGTCGTTGCGGCAGGTCACCACGGTGACTCCGGTGGCGAACCGGCCGAACGCGTCGCGCAGTTCGCGGGACGGAACCGTCATCTCGCACCTCCTCGTGCGATGTACGCTATGCGTACAGAGTGAACGCTGTGCGTGCAGTGAGTGGAAGGATGCATCAGGAGGCGATGGAGGTCAAGGCCGGCACCGGAGCGGGTGAAATACTGCGGAGCGTGACGGCAGCCGGAAACGAGCGCGACTTCGTGCAGAGCCTCGAGCGCGGGTTCGCCGTGCTCCTCGCGTTCGACGAGGAGCGCACCAACCCCACGCTCACCGAACTCGCGACGGCGACGAACCTGTCCCGTCCCGCGGTGCGCCGCCTGCTGCTGACCCTGCAGCGGATGGGCTACGTGACCAGCGACGGGCCGCGCTGGTCGCTGACTCCGAGGGTGCTGACC
The nucleotide sequence above comes from Amycolatopsis sp. AA4. Encoded proteins:
- a CDS encoding flavin reductase family protein, with product MTVPSRELRDAFGRFATGVTVVTCRNDRGTPHGATVNAFTAVSLEPALCQVTLTRQSKACSYLDGAAFAVNVLGADQADTAWHFAGRPADPGPEWAEGPVAPVLVGSAAVYSCRPWRTYDGGDHLIVVGEVVDIAVEDRQPLLFYAGAFRELGPRETGTHWGGSLDCPEAGWFGASTTFTPLRPHAA